A genomic segment from Bradyrhizobium sp. CB1015 encodes:
- a CDS encoding alpha/beta fold hydrolase — MTNLTPTGFLSIGGASLEYKWLAPLVPDAPTIVMLHEGLGSVGLWGDFPEKLQQATGAGIFAYSRAGYGQSSPVALPRPLDYMHREALDVLPKLLDAIQFKRGLLLGHSDGASIATIYAGAHQDHRLNGLVLIAPHFIVEDISIKSIAAIKTTFETTDLKSKLARWHKDVDNAFKGWNGAWLDPKFRDWDISEYLAYIRVPVLIVQGVDDQYGTLRQAEIAQEECYCPVDLKIIAGAAHSPHREAPGPTLDAITQFAKAALRDDPGLQAA; from the coding sequence ATGACCAACCTCACCCCCACCGGCTTCCTCAGCATCGGCGGCGCCAGCCTCGAATACAAATGGCTCGCGCCGTTAGTCCCCGACGCTCCCACCATCGTGATGCTGCATGAAGGCCTCGGCTCCGTCGGCCTCTGGGGTGATTTCCCGGAGAAGCTGCAGCAAGCCACGGGCGCGGGCATCTTCGCCTATTCGCGCGCAGGCTACGGCCAGTCCAGCCCGGTCGCGCTACCGCGGCCGCTCGACTACATGCATCGCGAGGCGCTGGACGTGCTGCCGAAGCTGCTCGATGCGATTCAGTTCAAGCGTGGTCTCCTGCTGGGTCACTCCGATGGTGCCTCGATCGCCACCATCTATGCCGGTGCGCATCAGGATCATCGCCTGAACGGCCTCGTGCTGATCGCACCCCACTTCATCGTCGAGGACATCTCGATCAAATCCATCGCCGCGATCAAGACGACGTTCGAGACCACGGACCTCAAGTCAAAGCTCGCGCGCTGGCATAAGGACGTCGACAACGCCTTCAAGGGGTGGAACGGAGCCTGGCTCGATCCGAAATTCCGCGATTGGGATATCTCCGAATACCTCGCCTACATCCGCGTGCCCGTCCTGATCGTGCAGGGCGTAGATGATCAATATGGGACGCTGCGCCAGGCCGAGATCGCGCAGGAGGAATGTTACTGCCCGGTCGACCTGAAAATCATTGCGGGCGCGGCGCATTCCCCGCATCGCGAGGCTCCGGGGCCCACCCTCGATGCCATCACGCAGTTCGCAAAGGCCGCCTTGCGGGACGATCCAGGGCTTCAGGCGGCATGA
- a CDS encoding benzoate-CoA ligase family protein: MSEGSYNAVTWLLDRNVEEGRGSKLAFDDTVSRLTYGELQQQTRRAANMLRRLGVRREERVAMIMLDTVDFPIVFLGAIRAGIVPVPLNTLLTADQYAYILADCRARVLFVSEALYPVIKDVVGRMPDLEHVVVSGAKQNGHKQLAEELAGESDQFTTAATHPDEPAFWLYSSGSTGMPKGVRHIHSNLQATADTYAKQVLGIRESDVCLSAAKLFFAYGLGNALTFPMSVGASVILNSERPTPARMFDLMNRYNPSIFYGVPTLFAAMLNDETMKSERGGKALRICTSAGEALPESVGNSWKARFGVDILDGVGSTELLHIFLSNAPGDIKYGSSGKPVPGYAVRLVNEAGQDVADGEVGELLVDAPSAGEGYWNQRHKSRRTFEGPWTRTGDKYVRDADGRYTFCGRADDMFKVSGIWVSPFEVESALITHPAVLEAAVVPEADPEGLLKPKAFVVLRPGAKTTDLQEMLKEHVKQKIGPWKYPRWIDVVDSLPKTATGKIQRFKLREGAH, encoded by the coding sequence GTGAGCGAGGGATCCTACAACGCGGTGACCTGGCTGCTCGACCGTAACGTCGAGGAGGGCAGGGGCAGCAAGCTCGCCTTCGATGATACCGTCTCGCGGCTCACCTATGGCGAGCTCCAGCAGCAGACCCGGCGCGCCGCCAACATGCTGCGCCGGCTCGGCGTGCGCCGCGAGGAGCGCGTGGCGATGATCATGCTGGATACGGTCGATTTCCCGATCGTGTTCCTGGGCGCGATCCGCGCCGGCATCGTGCCGGTGCCGCTCAACACGCTGCTGACTGCGGACCAATACGCCTATATCCTCGCCGACTGCCGCGCGCGCGTGCTGTTCGTGTCCGAAGCGCTCTATCCCGTCATCAAGGACGTCGTCGGCCGCATGCCGGATCTCGAGCATGTCGTCGTCTCCGGCGCCAAGCAGAACGGCCACAAGCAGCTTGCCGAAGAGCTCGCCGGCGAGAGTGATCAGTTCACCACCGCCGCGACGCATCCGGACGAGCCGGCGTTCTGGCTGTATTCGTCGGGGTCGACGGGCATGCCGAAGGGCGTGCGCCATATCCATTCCAATTTGCAGGCGACCGCCGACACCTACGCAAAACAGGTGCTCGGCATTCGCGAGAGCGATGTTTGCCTGTCGGCGGCGAAATTGTTCTTCGCCTATGGCCTCGGCAATGCGTTGACCTTCCCGATGTCGGTCGGCGCCAGCGTGATCCTCAACAGCGAGCGGCCGACGCCGGCGCGCATGTTCGACCTGATGAACCGCTACAATCCCTCGATCTTCTACGGCGTGCCGACGCTATTCGCCGCCATGCTCAACGACGAGACGATGAAGAGCGAGCGCGGCGGCAAGGCCTTGCGCATCTGCACCTCCGCTGGTGAAGCGCTGCCGGAATCGGTCGGCAACAGCTGGAAGGCGCGGTTCGGTGTCGACATCCTCGACGGCGTCGGCTCGACCGAGCTGTTGCACATTTTTCTGTCGAACGCGCCCGGCGACATCAAATACGGCTCTTCGGGCAAGCCGGTGCCGGGCTATGCGGTGCGGCTCGTCAACGAGGCCGGGCAGGACGTCGCCGACGGTGAGGTCGGCGAGCTCCTGGTCGATGCGCCCTCCGCCGGCGAGGGCTATTGGAACCAGCGCCACAAGAGCCGCCGCACCTTCGAGGGGCCGTGGACCCGGACCGGCGACAAATATGTCCGCGACGCGGATGGCCGTTACACCTTCTGTGGCCGCGCCGACGACATGTTCAAGGTCTCCGGCATCTGGGTCTCGCCGTTCGAAGTGGAGAGCGCGCTGATCACGCATCCGGCGGTGCTGGAAGCTGCCGTCGTGCCCGAGGCCGATCCGGAAGGACTCTTGAAGCCCAAGGCCTTCGTCGTGTTGCGCCCGGGCGCCAAGACGACGGATTTACAGGAGATGCTCAAGGAGCACGTCAAGCAGAAGATCGGTCCCTGGAAATATCCGCGCTGGATCGACGTGGTGGACTCGCTGCCGAAGACCGCGACCGGAAAGATTCAGCGGTTCAAGCTGCGGGAAGGCGCGCATTGA